In Oreochromis aureus strain Israel breed Guangdong linkage group 9, ZZ_aureus, whole genome shotgun sequence, the genomic window CAGATAAAACCGAGTGGAGTAGAAGTACAAGCTGTTGGGCAAGTGATTTAAAAATTTCTACCAAGGAGCCGTCTGGTCCAGGAGACTTCCCTGACTGTAAGGAGAAGATTGCAGCATTAATCTCTTCTTTGGAAATCCAACATCTCTCTGTGGGTGCTTGCAGGTTCAGGAAAGTCCAAGCTTTTAAGAAAATTTGTGATTAGCGAATGGTTGGTTGGAGATTCAGAGGAGTAAAGCTTCGGATAATATTCCCTAAACGTGTCATTGATTTTGGCATGATCAGTAACGAGCCCGTCATCAGAGTTAATGGCAGTTATACACTGATGCAGCTTTAGACCCCTTATTTGGTTAGCTAGAAGTTTGCCCGATTTCTCCCCATGTACAAAAAAAGTACTCCTACTCTGCAAGAGTTGCCTCTCCACGGCATGAGTTgaaagaagttcaaatttggtTTGGAGTTCAATACGTTTCTTGTAAACCTCAGTCCTTAGTGTGTGCACAGGGATGATCTAAGCCTTTAATTTTATCATATAATTCTTGCCTTTCTTTTAAGTTTACCCTCTTCATATTAGCTGTATATGAAATGATCTGTCCTTGGAGATAGGCCTTCATTGAGTCCCAAACTAAAAGGCTAGAAATATTCGGGGAAAGTTttgtgtctaaaaaaaaaaaatttggttATTCATAAATCCCAGAAAGGTATTATCTGTTAGTAGTGTGGGGTTAAAACACCAACTCCTGTCTGTTCTAGGTAAGACAGGCATAGATAGAGTCAAAACTAAGGGAGCGTGGTCTGATATAACTATGGGACGGTATTCACAGGCACACGTGATGCTGGTCAAATAGTTATCTAAGAAAAAAGTAGTCTATCCTAGAAAAAGTGTGATGGAcgttagaagaaaaaaagaatactcCCTGTTGGCCGGAAGACAGGGAGTACAACACGTCAGCGATTGGAGTGCAATAactcatccacacacacacacgcacgcacacgcgcgcacacgcacacacacacacacacacacacacacagacatgcacacacacacttctcagGAAAGGCAATCCCTTTACTGTGAAGGCCAGTGACTGTCGCTCCACCCCCAGTCAAGATGATATAAAGATGGAGTGATGTGCTTTCAATTTTAACACTTCCCTTCTCTTCTGCTTGCAGACCGGCTGGTGTGAAACATTCAAAACTGTAAGTATTCTACGTATCTCTACTGACTGATGGATTCACACATTACTGATACTTTTAAATTCATATTGTGGATACAAGCTCATTTATATTCTCTCCTTTTAGGATCATGAGCAGAAACTTCTTGTCCAAAAATGATGAGCTCCGCAGGGGAGACTACCTGGTGTCCAACAACAAGCAGTTCAAAGCTATATTTCAGGTgactaatttaaatgttatcagTTCAGAAGCTCATAAAATCCTTGTTTCCCAGTCATGCGTGTTGACATTTTAACGTATAATTTATGGCTGCAGGATGATGGTAACTTTGTCATCTATGGCTGGAAGCCTTTGTGGGCTTCGGACACCTATGGATCAGATGCTGTCCGTCTGTGCATGCAGGCTGACTGCAACCTGGTC contains:
- the LOC116313088 gene encoding mannose-specific lectin-like is translated as MSRNFLSKNDELRRGDYLVSNNKQFKAIFQDDGNFVIYGWKPLWASDTYGSDAVRLCMQADCNLVMYNNCDTPRWHTNSSKPDCNMCRLQLTDDGKLVVNRECEEIWSSEKSKGMK